From Camelina sativa cultivar DH55 chromosome 5, Cs, whole genome shotgun sequence:
CCTTTCTTTCCTTGATCCACTAGTGATCTTATCTTCTAGCATCTCTCTCCTCTTCAATCAGACTTGATATAATATTAGTAATATACTTGTGTATGTGCACATACCCTCCGATGTCACCACCATATGGGGCATATACCAACAATAAAATTTGCCCACAATCGgatgatatttgtttttgttttttccattttgataagttattatatatatcactgTTTTTGGTACCAAGTTGCATTTTATCCAAGTCTTTGTCAAGGTGACTAGTTTCTTTATCACTATATcaaaccatatatatagtttagtggtttataactttttttaagtCTTTATGTGATTTTTCTAGTATTGTTTCTACacaatattttatagataaCTTCTTTACAAACTGGACTGACTCTATAGATtttttgaaccttttttttcttcatgataTCGAATATAATGGAAAACCCCACCGGTTCAACCGATCCGGACCTTGTTTATATAATAGAGAGATAATGGAGGAGGTTGGGCTATATAACAATCGGCATAAATCCCATTTACGGCCGCCAAGATTCTCTCGTCCGTCCCATGTTCCCACTTTACTTTCGAATTTTGTTGGTTTATGATTTCTTTTGACATGTAACCCTCATTATTGGTTTTATGTCGGCTATAATTTTCGTTTgtgtctttctcttttattattccTCACAagtctttaatttaattatctgTACATGTGTTCGGGCAGATTTCTCAATCCTTCTGTATGTACTATTTAAGGTGCATGCCTCGATTTAAATATATCACGAGCATGTATTTGCTATTGGTTCCGGCCTTGCCTCGATATATATATGGATGTTACGTATGACCCCTTTTATATGTGATTTTACATATTTAGTTATGCCGTATAATATAGCCTGAAAAAGAGGATACATACATCcttgagaaaagaaaatacaacTCCTTAGCCATGTGAATGAGCATTCGTATCATTTTTTGATAACTTCAAATCTTCAATAGCACCATTGTTGATTCCGAGCATGTCGCCCACCAAAacttaggtttttctttttcttaattatgaatggccttacttttattttgttttgagatgACTCCTTTCGTTTCGGTAGTAATGGAATCTTGCATGATTATCTTGTAAAATACTTCATGTCATCGTTCTTCCTTACTGCATggtttttataacatttttccCCTTCTTTCTAACATTTCTCACAATAATTTTATAGTTATTCTTTATGTTAGGAAATAGGAATGTGAGATTACTTGTAGAAAAACTTTTAGTCGATATGTCTAATTATCCATGGTTTGANttttttttttttttttttttttttttttttttttttttttttttttttttctggcagttAGACAGATCTCAAATTTTGGTGCTTTCTGAGTCGAGATACCATTATAATTCTTCTTTATGGGAAAGTTAATTTAACCCATTATTGGGTTTATTCTACAGTTCAGTAACCCTTAAATTTAATGATTTACCTAAGCACATAAAGATTGAGTGGAGGATAGATTCTTGTTAGTTGTTAagagatgatatatatatatatatatatagacaatgTAATCGTAATAATTTGGagaaaaaatatcacaaaccaccatcaacaaaacaaagtcAATAGTTTAACTGATAAAAACTTTCAGGCAAAGTTTAGAGTCGCCAAAAACAGATTACCCTTAAGATATATGCATCTATAAATATCGtacataattttgaataatCCTAAATTTAATTCGATTATTTTACATTCCTTTCTGGCtgacacaaaatatatactgacAGATTGATGGTTTTGATGCACAGGTTGGGACATTCATACAACTGATGACAGCAACTTTCTTTGGACAAATCACGTTCATGGTCTAGTAGTATCAAGTTATACCTATAAATGGTACATATATAGGCCCAAGATAGTTTGGGCTAAGATTCTAAGTAAACccatatagaagaataataaCTCTAACTGGAATAATAATTGGTTAGGTCGAAATCTGTAAAGaagatgattgattgattatttttgatcgGGGGGAGATGCGTGAACGTAAAAAACGTCTAGTCAACGTGTCGTCGTCGTTGGtgacatatgtaaaaaaaataacaatttgcTCTCTCTAGTTGGCACATCTGACAATAATTAGGTTTCTTCCTCCCAAGTTCCCCAATccaatagtaatttttttaatatattttattctatggaatccttattttattattcttttgattattccattattattattttctttaaacaaactGTCCAAATCACACAAAAGTTACATTTTAAtctagaaacaaacaaaaaagctatattaattttttaaaaaatctttttataaaaagttaaaaagaattatttttgaagatattccAGGGTTTATCGTGAAAGATAAGTTTAGCATGAGTGggttaagatttaaaaaatgGACAATATggcttttaaattaaaaaaaaaaaagttagggaTAATCTCAATTAGAgtgaaattgaaacaaataataatcataCCAATCTGTCACAatccaaaaaacaagaaaagaaaagaaataagaaaagcGTGGCTGGACGGGACGACTCAGCaaattcgtcttcttctttcccataaaaatcttgtttttatcTCATAACTAATCCACTTCCattcttctttctcttatattaaaaaaaaaaaaaaaaattaaatttgtggTATATACTTCTTTCTAAAACTTGTGTTTAACAGATTCTGGAAAGTAAAAGGTGAGACCCTTCTGAATCTGATACGTATCCTATAAATCCGGAAAGAGTTTTCAAGAGGTTTTATAATTCCGGTGTGAGAAacctttttgattttattatatctcCGTCGTCGTCGAGAGATGGCTTGTGGTATGGAGAATTGTAATGGTAAGATCTCAAACGGTGACGTTTTCGGTATCTCTTCCAAGCGTGAGAAGCTCATTATTGATACAGACCCTGGAATCGGTGAGTGTGAGCTTCTTTTGCCCTGtttttttttgatgagtttgattaAGTTTTAGTAAATGGATCTTAGATGATGAGCTTGTTAGGATTTAACCTCAGAAAGCTTCCAACTTTGTTAGAGTCTAATCGAAATCTCAAGATGGTGACTTTATTTGATTGAAAAGTTTGGATCTTTATGCTCTGATGCTTGCTTGATAGAAAGATTTAGAGgaaattgttctttttttaagtatgttgacttttttattttgttgcaaATGAGTTTGATTGTGGATTGTAAGATCAGTTCTAACATTATTAGTGTATATATTATGTGTGACTAGATGATAGTATGGCGATAATGATGGCGTTTCAAACACCGGAGCTGGAGATATTAGGATTGACTACTGTGTTTGGGAATGTTACTACACAAGATGCTACTCGTAATGCCTTACTCCTGGTATGTATTGTACAATGCCATCATTTATTCACTCATTACAACTTGTTTTGAAATGTTTTGGGATGTGTCTGTGATCTCTTTTCGTTGTTTTTTGCAAAAGTGTAGTGTGAGATTGCTGGCTTCCCTGATGTTCCTGTCGCAGAAGGTACTTCTGAGCCTTTAAAGGTACCATCTTCTCTCCTCTGATAAGGATTTGAACCTAATTTATGCCAAGATCTTTGATATGGGAATCAAGTCAACCCGTTTGTGACTTTAGCTCGAACTTCTGGCTTTGGTGTGTGTTGGATTCAGGGTGGAATTCCTCGTGTTGCTGATTTTGTGCACGGTAAAAATGGACTAGGAGATGTCTCACTTCCTCCTCCAAGTATAACGAAATCTGAGAAAAGTGCAGCTGAGTTTCTAGATGAGAAGGTCTCAGAATTCCCGGGGGAAGTCACCATTCTAGCCCTCGGACCTCTAACCAACCTGGCATTAGTAAGAATCATAAACCCCTCCTTTAATCTTAATATATGATTTGTGTCTTGACCattacaagtttttttcttgtttcaggCCATCAAACGCGATAGTTCATTTGCTAGTAAGGTgaagaaaattgttgttcttggTGGAGCCTTCTTTTCTTTGGGAAATGTCAATCCTGCAGCTGAGGCTAATGTAAACCCCTCCCATCCCTCTAACCTCTTTTGTCAGTGAAAAAGAAAATGCCAGTTTCATTTTTGTTGGTCTCTGCTCTCTATGCAGATATATGGTGACCCGGAAGCAGCTGATGTTGTGTTTACATCTGGAGCAGATATTACTGTTGTTGGTATAAACATCACAACCCAACTTAAACTATCAGGTGAAGAAGCTTCTTCCATCCATCTCCTTTAGCATTTTGATTCCATATTATAAAAGCCTGTAAAAAGTAAGTGTCTGTTTTTAATCTATTTCAGATGATGACCTCTTACAGCTGCGTAACTCCAAGGGGAAACATGCTAAATTGTTAAGCGATATGTGCAATTTCTACAGAGATTGGCACGTCAAATCTGATGGTGTTTACGGTAAGCAAGAAACTGTGATCACAACCAAACATGCTTTAGATATTGcagtttttgattttaaaagttttgttgtttgctgGTTTCAGGTGTGTTCCTCCACGACCCAGTCAGCTTTGTGGCTGTTGTACGGCCTGATCTATTCACATACAAGAAAGGTGTCGTACGGGTGGAAACTCAAGGAATATGCGTTGGCCACACGCTCATGGATCAAGGCCTCAAGAGGTTTTTTAATAAACTTATCTTCttcaacaaaataagaaaagcaCTTGAAATCTTCTTGACATTTTACTAAATAACGGTTTTGATGGGAACTTGCAGATGGAACGGAAGCAATCCGTGGGTAGGATATTCACCGATATCAGTGGCTTGGACAGTCGACGTAGAAGGAGTTCTGGAATATGTCAAAGCAAAGCTGATGAAGCCATAAAAAGATGAGTTCCAAGTCACAGTCTCGTTTAGAATGTGTGAATATTCATTTGATAATGGCATCATCACATTCATATTCTTCTGGTTCTAACTTGGATCTCAATTTCATCCTCTGTATTTGATCTGTATAAATGGTACCACgtatattggattttttttaaagaaactaaTGAATGAAAACTATCTTTGTTTCCTtagtctctgtctctctgttttttgcTTTCACTGGTGGAAACTGTTATTGTCTCCTCAATAAGATCGATAATATGAAAAGTGGAAACATGAAAACATTTAGATATCTAGGCTTATAATTTGATAGATAAATCGAACTCTGTATCGGAAAAGTAATGTAGTTGACAAGTAGGAGAGAAGGAACAACAACAAGTGTCAAGTGTGTCACGTAATGTATGTTCACAGCCAATGATAACAAGTAGCTAGCTGATAAATCACAGCCAATCAAGATAATATCTAAATGTTTTCATTATGATGGAAAATGAATAGAGTGGGAACATGTGAAAGAGGGTAGactaaggaggaggaggatttaATGAGAGATGGTTCTAACAAGTTGGGGCTCACTATGCATAATTGTATCTACAGGCAAAAATTGTGGATGATgttgatcatcatcatgatgaAGTCGGGGACTAGTACTCATGAGTACTTTCTTCTACCTCTTTTTCCCTTTAAATCTTTAAATCGATTTAGAAAATTGTAAATCATTTATTACATCCaaactatatacagtaaatgTGTGTGTATGCATCATCCATCAAGGTGAGCATACTTTTTTGTCACATGTAAAGAGGTCTTGCAAACAAAACTGATTATAGTTGTATCTACAGGCAAAAATTGTGGATGATgttgatcatcatcatgatgaAGTCGGGGACTAGTACTCATGAGTACTTCTTCTACCTCTTTTTccctttaaatatttttaatcgaTTAAGAAAATAGTAAATCATTTATTACATCCaaactatatacagtaaatatATGTGTATGCATCATCCATCAATGTGAGCATACTTTTTTGTCACATGTAAAGAGGTCttgcaaacaaattaaaactgATTACAGTTGGGACACTTAAAAACGAAAtatttggttgaataattttttttttttttttaactttttgattttgGGAATGTTAAGAATCTCATATCGGAAGTGAGATGAGATGTAAGAGTAAATTATTTGATTCTGAATTTTGAAAAGTGATTTACCGAGGgtaaaaaatattcatatacataaaaaatttcatCTCTAAAATTAGTGGTGTACTATTAAATGTCATACTGTTGGCATTTTAACTccatatcttctcttttttttttggtcgtccTTGACTCAATAACTTCCTTAAATCATGAGGtcagattttctttttcttttttcccccttttcacTAATTTTGAGTAAATGGTATTTAAGATACGCTGAAAAAGTAGTAGAAATTGGATAATTGCACTAGTTAGAAAAAGgagtaaaaaagaagagagaataaaGGGCTTTGTATAATTAGAGAGGTTTTGTTTGTCATCATTGGATGCTACAGAAGAAGGTGTTTATTATACTATGAGACTGGGCAGCTACTCCTACTTCTAATTCGTGATTACCTAAGACCCATTTTGTCTCCCTTCTCTTAGGTTTTTCATTTATTACTCAACTCATTTATACTCTATACTTACGACCCAATTTATAAGATGTTGAAGAACTGGATTATAATGTTTTCAGCTTTAGAGACACTAGACttgatgaaatatttgattAGTCATATTTTTTGTATGGTTTTAATTCCAGACCTTATCGTTTGTCCATGAATTTTACATTCTCATTGGCTCAAACACTAAGCCAGACCTAGCCGAAAAAGGTCTTTGAAGTTATACACGATCCACTTGTCACCTCTAGGTGCAAACTATTTCAATATCTAGTTTGTTTTCTGATGTATAAATATCGAGTTAGTTTATAGGCAACTCTTACAAAATCAAACGCATATTATTGATGATAAATTAATCGATTATTTTAATTCATGCCTTCCCTACTAATTTTCAAACTTGGTATATTTCATGCactttttaatgtatatatatcatgcaCGTAAAAATTTAAGCAACAAGATCTTTACACTTTAACGagtgcaaaaaagaaaaaagatagtAGATCTTTACTTTAACGTTGTGACCACTTATAGTGTTCGACACTCCCGCATGGGTTCAACTCTAACATCACCTTGTATGTCGTTAACCGTTTCACATGAATGTACTAACTGAACCTCGAAATCTACTGAACGTAGCAGAAACAAATGCACTTTGCACATATGACAACCGATGATGCCATCACACACGCGTGTGAGTTCATGAAGAAACCTACTATGTAAGCCAATTTAATATAGGAATAAGTCGCATAATATGTTGATTCATACATATAGTATGCGAATTAAAATTATctgataaatttaaattttgaatgaTCATTTAAGGGAGAGGCTGATTCATCCAAATCGATCCTAAAGTCAATCCAATAACCATTCTCTCACATTTTAGTGAGATAAAACACTGAAAACACACTAAACTTAGTACGGACGTACGTACATCATGTTATATGCTTTATGCCATATTTTCTAATCCCTTTCCGAACCTCTTATATATGATTTCAATATTGGAATATAATTAAGTGTTTTGAGCGATCTTGATTAATGTTTACTCCGGGACATAGGGCCTTAATCAACTCTCCAACGACCAACTTTCACCTACTAGGAAAACCTCCGGCCTCCACCATAATTTTGCATAAACACATTTCATGGAGTTACTAAAACGTTGGTATAAATTCGTCCCTTTGATAACTTACGTTTACAAATAGATGTGCACTAAACGaacttatatttaaaagaatattcaTTGTGGGAAAAATCCATGAATCCACATAACATGGAAACAAAGATGGATTTGTTAGTTGTTACACctaatagtttatatatatcctaataTAAAGTAGCGCATGTGCATAAAGATAAAATTTTGCACGATAGTGTAACACCCAGAGAGCAAAGTTAACACGATGCTTCCTCTTTATATCttcctatatattaattcattttatataactttttttgccttttatgaaattaaaaatcagTAACCATAAAAATGtgtagacaaaacaaaacaaagtggAACCCCAAAATGCAGGGAGAAAGCGCAATGCTTGAATAATAAATTCTaagaataaattttaattttggtttgataaataattaattttaaaacttagatagcTTGTTTGGTTGAACGTAAcatttgtttaagaaaattgaGTATTCCTTGTCACGATTTTGAGTTTTATCTGAGGTTAATAATTTAGGCCTTCACAACTAACAGGAACAAGATAAAAACTCTAGAGTTAAGGTTATAAAATTTTCTACTAAacgaacacaaaaaaaaaaaaacttatatccCACcatattgatatataatttttaaaaatttgcatGGCAAGTTCCAAAACACCATGCAAAAAAGATGCATGATTTGTTAAACTTGAGTGGGCGTAGATAGAAGCACTACAAATTCCTGACACATGTTGATAAGATAATTGAGTCACAAGTTTATAAACTTCATTAAGGTGATTGAGGATTATTTGAAAAACAAAGTATAACCGTCCAAAtcgtatatattaaaaaggtatGACCGTATGAAACTATGAATAAtgataatttaacaaaaaaaaggatcgTAAATCCGGATCGGAGaacaagaatatatattacttcttttttttgcccTGATTTAAggaaattttttattcaaaCCGTGTATGAACAAatatgtagaagaaaaaaaaaggatcagtGTAcatatcaatttaaaatttgaaagaaattttgtaagtagtattacatatataaattgaaaGTGTATAAATGGATTTTGATCATTAGTTTGTATTATACATTCATCTGTGTGCTATATATGTGTCACCTGCAAAAAGAGGCTAAAGAGCCCACTCTATCTCTTAATTAATATACTTCAGACCTATGTATATCATTAGTGCTCCACcccacaaaatctttataaaatattcgttgtatatttttaaaaaaaatagaagatgtTATGATAATGTTTCCATGCAATGCAAATGGACGCACTTTACCTTATGGAGacccaaaacataaaaagaaataaagttctAAAGGGACGAAATGATGACAAATTACAATGATTAAAAGTGGGAAATAGTTTCATACTCACACAATCTAACATACAAGACCATACATTTTAATGTCCTACACATACAACAAATTAATGTAGCATAactatttaatactatatagaTATAAGAGTACTTGTTTACACAACTATTTATCAAAACATAAGTGATTGttgaatctttttaaaaatatttgataaagCATTAATACCAACCTTTTTTATGTCACATTACAATCATCGGAACTGTTAACGATGACTTGTAAAAGAGAAAGGAAATAGAAGAAACCATTTTAAAGGACAAAAGATAGTTTTTTAAGGCTAATCATAATTATTCACATCCGCAAGAAACGGAGAGATacaaaaagatgaagagaagaaccAAAGTACCAAACCATATGGGGGCAAAAATGTGATTTCAAACTCTCCTAACAAATAATAAGATGGATGAGATGACTCATGACTCACACATACACACCTCCCCTACTTATTAATTATCATTGCCTTTGATGTAAGCAAGTAGTGCAAccactatttatatattttcttgcttccattttttaatttatttgtagtTCTATTTCAAGACACACATAATAATTATGA
This genomic window contains:
- the LOC104785899 gene encoding uridine nucleosidase 1, with protein sequence MACGMENCNGKISNGDVFGISSKREKLIIDTDPGIDDSMAIMMAFQTPELEILGLTTVFGNVTTQDATRNALLLCEIAGFPDVPVAEGTSEPLKGGIPRVADFVHGKNGLGDVSLPPPSITKSEKSAAEFLDEKVSEFPGEVTILALGPLTNLALAIKRDSSFASKVKKIVVLGGAFFSLGNVNPAAEANIYGDPEAADVVFTSGADITVVGINITTQLKLSDDDLLQLRNSKGKHAKLLSDMCNFYRDWHVKSDGVYGVFLHDPVSFVAVVRPDLFTYKKGVVRVETQGICVGHTLMDQGLKRWNGSNPWVGYSPISVAWTVDVEGVLEYVKAKLMKP